In the uncultured Methanobacterium sp. genome, one interval contains:
- a CDS encoding DUF2206 domain-containing protein — MLIVSLLRLNKLNFTEKFVLSWGISLAFVTLLGLLINNIVLLSGHTNALSLNLLLFSFNLSILALTIANYFYNKESSYTIPSLSFNKLEWTIIISSFYLVLMSIAGVLLLENTGNNIILMLLFLVIALYVSLITIFRNKFPKKLYPLVIFFIGLSILMIMSLRSSHIMGVDIHAEYNIFYNTLINGYWKISGHSTVADACITISLLPAIYQKILSVDPEVLFKFLFISFFSISTVIIYLISNKYVKKDYAFLAAFFFMSQLSFFTAETNPRTNMAVLFVMMGLLVFFNERMALPKKRLLFIIFLISCVLSHYSTTYIFFIILFLSLLVNYLSKRVNKVSKNYSIETLTSTNLIVLFFSIMFLWYAQITQEAFGSGVGFFRKTFTNLFVSFFVSESRGSQVQALAGQGILQKAISSQVEFVFTWLILGCIGLGILSVFIYRKKILFAGNPEINMLKRNIDFEFYVMAFISTIILAAMVILPYVAQGYSMDRLYLLTSAFLSIFFVIGASVISNVLGKLKNIKIGRDLLLINNASSNKSFYLILLILVPYFLCVSGFTYNILGENKSVLSNSNVDSYYESYITDGESFGAKWLGEYKSSTLKIRADHTGAYRLYSQGNRPFESVDEAILKKSDNIKGYIYLRSRNIFKGIFVWNQNKKEINSTLYDSYYDTIYDSGDSRILLNQ, encoded by the coding sequence TTGCTTATTGTCAGTTTGCTTCGGTTAAATAAATTAAATTTCACAGAAAAATTTGTTCTCTCATGGGGAATAAGTTTAGCTTTTGTAACTCTTTTGGGACTATTAATTAACAACATAGTTCTTTTATCAGGACATACAAATGCACTATCCCTTAATTTGTTATTATTTTCATTCAATTTAAGTATTTTAGCTTTAACAATAGCAAATTACTTTTACAATAAAGAAAGTTCTTACACTATCCCTAGTTTATCTTTTAATAAGCTGGAGTGGACAATAATCATATCCAGTTTTTATTTAGTACTAATGAGCATTGCTGGTGTGCTTTTACTTGAAAATACGGGTAACAACATCATATTGATGCTTTTATTTTTAGTTATTGCATTATACGTATCATTAATTACAATATTCCGAAATAAATTTCCTAAAAAACTTTATCCTCTTGTAATATTCTTCATTGGACTTTCTATCCTCATGATAATGAGTTTACGTTCGAGCCATATTATGGGTGTGGATATACACGCGGAATACAACATCTTCTACAATACTTTAATTAATGGTTATTGGAAGATTAGTGGACATTCAACCGTTGCTGATGCTTGCATCACTATTTCATTGTTACCTGCAATATACCAGAAAATTTTAAGTGTAGACCCTGAAGTGTTGTTTAAGTTTTTATTTATTTCTTTTTTCTCTATTTCAACTGTAATCATTTATTTGATATCAAATAAGTATGTTAAAAAGGATTATGCATTTTTAGCGGCTTTTTTCTTCATGTCACAGTTAAGTTTCTTTACTGCTGAAACTAATCCCCGGACCAATATGGCCGTATTATTTGTTATGATGGGGTTATTGGTTTTCTTTAACGAAAGAATGGCTTTACCGAAAAAAAGACTTCTATTTATCATATTCCTCATATCCTGTGTTTTATCCCATTATTCCACTACTTATATTTTCTTTATCATTTTGTTCCTCAGTCTTTTGGTTAATTACTTATCCAAACGCGTAAATAAAGTATCAAAGAATTATTCAATTGAAACTTTAACTAGTACTAATTTGATTGTGTTATTTTTCTCAATCATGTTTTTATGGTACGCTCAGATTACTCAGGAAGCATTTGGTTCAGGGGTTGGGTTTTTTAGAAAAACTTTCACAAATTTATTCGTCAGTTTCTTTGTATCAGAAAGTAGAGGTAGCCAGGTACAGGCCCTTGCTGGTCAGGGAATATTACAAAAAGCGATCTCATCACAAGTGGAATTTGTTTTCACCTGGTTAATTCTGGGATGCATAGGACTTGGTATTCTCAGCGTATTTATTTATAGAAAAAAGATTTTATTTGCGGGGAATCCCGAAATTAATATGTTGAAACGCAACATTGACTTTGAATTTTATGTAATGGCCTTTATTTCCACTATCATTTTAGCGGCCATGGTTATTTTGCCTTATGTTGCTCAAGGTTACAGTATGGATAGGTTGTATCTGTTAACATCTGCATTTTTATCTATATTTTTTGTTATTGGTGCTTCTGTTATCTCGAATGTTCTGGGAAAACTAAAAAATATAAAAATAGGAAGAGATCTACTTTTAATTAACAATGCTTCTTCAAACAAATCATTTTATTTAATTCTATTGATCTTGGTACCATATTTCCTATGTGTCAGTGGATTCACTTACAATATCCTGGGAGAAAATAAATCTGTTCTATCAAATTCTAACGTGGATTCTTATTACGAGTCATATATTACTGATGGGGAATCATTTGGTGCTAAATGGCTGGGAGAATATAAAAGCAGCACCTTAAAAATACGTGCAGACCATACTGGCGCTTACAGGTTGTACAGTCAGGGGAATAGGCCTTTTGAATCAGTTGATGAAGCAATCCTCAAAAAATCGGATAATATCAAAGGTTATATTTATTTAAGAAGTAGAAATATTTTCAAAGGAATATTTGTTTGGAATCAAAATAAAAAAGAGATTAATAGTACATTATATGATAGTTATTATGATACCATTTATGATAGCGGGGATTCTAGAATCTTATTAAATCAATAA
- a CDS encoding glycosyltransferase, protein MNILVVQESDWIQRNPHQQHHLMERLSLRGHKIRVIDYEIDWKTSENKGLISKRTVFKDVHKIHDGARIDVVRPGLLKVPVLNYFSWMWTNWREINRQIKEFKPDVIVGFGLINTYIASRAAKKHNIPFVYYLIDVLYTLIPEKSLQYIGKQVKKGIIGNSSIVITINKKLSESAVVLGADEEKTLVIDAGIDLERFDPDLDGSLIRKKYGIKENEILLFFMGWIYHFAGVKEVAEELGQSEHKQIKLMVVGDGDAYHDLEEIQDKYKMDQQLILTGKQPYNNIPEFIAAADVCILPAQSDEIIMQDIVPIKVYEYMAMGKPVLTTELPGIIAEFGADNGIVYVKKPESVIGMASEINVKKIGEKGLLFVANNDWNKITDKFETELLKLITKLEDY, encoded by the coding sequence ATGAATATACTTGTTGTTCAGGAATCCGACTGGATCCAGAGAAACCCTCATCAACAACACCATCTTATGGAACGTTTATCTTTAAGAGGGCATAAGATCAGGGTTATTGATTATGAGATTGACTGGAAAACCAGTGAAAATAAAGGGTTGATCTCAAAAAGAACAGTTTTTAAAGACGTTCATAAAATCCATGACGGAGCCCGGATTGATGTTGTGAGACCCGGCCTACTTAAAGTTCCAGTTTTGAATTATTTTTCATGGATGTGGACTAACTGGAGAGAAATCAACCGTCAAATCAAGGAATTCAAACCAGATGTAATTGTTGGTTTTGGTCTGATCAATACATACATTGCCTCAAGAGCTGCTAAAAAACACAATATACCATTTGTTTACTATCTTATTGATGTTCTTTATACATTAATACCTGAGAAATCACTGCAATACATTGGAAAGCAGGTTAAAAAAGGGATAATTGGAAACTCAAGTATAGTTATAACCATTAATAAAAAATTGTCAGAGTCTGCAGTTGTACTAGGGGCGGATGAGGAAAAAACCTTGGTTATAGATGCAGGCATAGATCTGGAAAGATTTGATCCTGATTTGGATGGTTCTTTAATCCGGAAAAAATATGGAATTAAAGAAAATGAAATTTTACTTTTTTTCATGGGTTGGATATATCACTTTGCCGGTGTTAAAGAAGTAGCAGAAGAATTGGGGCAAAGTGAGCATAAACAAATCAAATTAATGGTAGTTGGTGATGGAGATGCGTACCATGACTTGGAAGAAATCCAAGATAAATACAAAATGGATCAGCAACTCATATTGACGGGTAAACAACCATATAATAATATACCTGAATTCATTGCTGCTGCTGATGTTTGCATATTACCTGCTCAGTCTGATGAAATTATAATGCAAGACATCGTACCAATCAAGGTATATGAGTACATGGCCATGGGGAAACCCGTTCTGACGACTGAACTTCCAGGTATTATTGCTGAATTTGGTGCTGATAATGGCATAGTATATGTTAAAAAACCAGAAAGTGTCATTGGAATGGCTTCTGAAATTAATGTTAAAAAAATCGGTGAAAAAGGTCTTCTTTTTGTAGCCAATAATGATTGGAATAAAATTACAGATAAATTTGAAACTGAATTGTTAAAATTAATTACTAAACTGGAGGATTATTGA
- a CDS encoding polysaccharide pyruvyl transferase family protein — protein MIKVAILDTNSSANKGSMGRLDGMIKCLNETISESQITVLHRYNSLDNTELKQLGLKYPQVNIKDHPWFMERKSFFTTGLIFISNTLFFKILNKKKLLSEYDVLIDLNFIEPEKLVDKFSLINYMGVLFVLLGLKNTINSDKPVVVCSATIGPYGKLFNKLAKNYLNKTDLITYREAYSQKYVELLGVEVPKRVLTGDLAFLMDPVLKEDITDICSKLNINLDDHFIGITPAAMANSSFSEETNVKLLKDISNFIIKETHYKIIFLANTYQDVELQEKIHSAVDHPERVLSLPFDYSASETKSIISLCDLFICSRFHALVASTSLGVPSLGLVSYSYNKFHGILGEMMGQEEYLLDIDEKFNYEPFLSNFKSKIINVLENKSEIKEDLIIKEKLVKKQVLLNGELINDLLKE, from the coding sequence ATGATCAAAGTAGCGATACTGGACACCAATTCATCTGCCAATAAGGGGAGTATGGGTAGATTGGATGGTATGATAAAATGCTTAAATGAAACCATCTCTGAATCTCAGATTACCGTTCTGCACAGATACAATAGCCTTGATAATACAGAATTAAAACAACTTGGTCTTAAATATCCTCAGGTAAACATCAAAGATCATCCGTGGTTTATGGAACGGAAATCATTTTTTACAACCGGTCTTATTTTTATTTCCAACACACTTTTTTTCAAAATTCTCAATAAAAAAAAGTTATTATCTGAATATGATGTTTTAATAGATTTAAATTTTATTGAACCTGAAAAATTAGTTGATAAATTTAGTTTAATCAATTATATGGGTGTTTTATTTGTTTTGCTTGGTTTAAAAAATACCATAAATTCAGATAAACCCGTTGTTGTTTGTTCTGCAACAATTGGACCTTATGGTAAATTATTTAATAAATTAGCAAAGAATTATCTTAATAAAACTGATCTTATCACGTATAGGGAAGCGTATAGTCAGAAATATGTTGAATTGTTAGGTGTTGAGGTGCCTAAAAGGGTTTTAACAGGAGATCTTGCATTTTTAATGGATCCTGTTCTTAAAGAGGATATCACAGATATATGTTCAAAACTGAATATAAATCTTGATGACCATTTTATTGGTATAACTCCGGCAGCAATGGCTAATTCTTCCTTCAGTGAAGAAACTAATGTTAAACTACTTAAAGACATTAGTAATTTTATAATTAAAGAAACACATTATAAAATAATATTCTTAGCTAATACATATCAAGATGTTGAACTTCAGGAAAAAATTCATTCCGCTGTTGATCATCCTGAAAGGGTTTTATCACTCCCTTTTGACTATAGTGCTTCTGAAACAAAAAGCATAATCAGCCTATGTGATCTTTTTATATGCTCCAGGTTTCACGCCCTGGTGGCTTCAACCTCACTGGGAGTACCAAGTTTAGGTTTAGTATCATACAGTTATAATAAGTTTCATGGGATATTAGGTGAAATGATGGGTCAAGAAGAATATTTGCTGGATATTGATGAAAAATTCAACTATGAACCCTTTTTATCTAATTTTAAATCCAAAATCATCAATGTTCTGGAGAATAAATCTGAAATAAAAGAAGATCTAATAATAAAAGAGAAACTTGTTAAAAAACAGGTTTTACTCAATGGAGAGCTAATTAATGATCTGCTTAAGGAGTAA
- a CDS encoding glycosyltransferase, with product MNILQVCQSFYPCFASGGVVGVVYEISKELVSRGNHVTVYTTDGCPEVEGNNKNTKNIEGVNVYYFKNLSKKLKSKFKITNPYHMLWVARKEIKNFDIIHVHEHRTFLAVISHHYAKKYDIPYIIQAHGSIMPHYQNSLFKKFFDKLWGYNILNDAARIIALNETELEQYQLMGVPQDKIVILPNGINLTEYENLPPRGQFKYKHNIKADAKIILYLGRLNRTKGIDNLVKAFPEILNQYKKVKLIIAGPNDGFYDYLYDLINDLSMHDKILLVGPLYDNDKLEAYVDADVFVTPKFSGFPLTFLEACACGTPIVTTDEGDKLDWITDVGFIVNDENLAQCILQILSDDELSHTFGENGKKLVREKFNWQSVSNNIEELYKNV from the coding sequence ATGAATATTCTCCAAGTTTGTCAATCGTTTTATCCTTGTTTTGCTTCGGGAGGCGTTGTTGGTGTTGTTTATGAAATTTCCAAGGAACTGGTTTCTAGGGGAAATCATGTGACAGTGTATACTACTGATGGTTGCCCTGAAGTAGAAGGAAATAACAAGAATACAAAAAATATTGAAGGCGTGAATGTTTATTATTTCAAAAACTTATCTAAAAAATTAAAGTCCAAATTTAAAATAACTAATCCATATCATATGCTATGGGTTGCCAGAAAAGAAATCAAAAACTTTGACATTATTCATGTTCATGAGCACAGAACTTTTTTAGCGGTTATTAGTCATCATTACGCAAAAAAGTATGATATTCCATATATTATTCAAGCCCATGGATCAATAATGCCACACTATCAAAACAGTTTATTTAAGAAATTTTTTGATAAATTATGGGGATACAATATTCTAAATGATGCTGCTCGAATAATTGCTTTAAATGAAACTGAATTAGAACAATATCAATTAATGGGAGTTCCTCAAGATAAAATAGTGATACTACCGAATGGAATTAATTTAACAGAATATGAAAATCTTCCTCCCAGAGGTCAATTCAAATACAAACATAATATTAAAGCCGATGCAAAAATTATATTGTATTTAGGTAGATTAAACAGAACAAAAGGAATTGATAATTTAGTAAAAGCTTTTCCAGAAATATTGAATCAATATAAAAAGGTTAAACTCATTATTGCGGGTCCTAATGATGGGTTTTATGATTATTTGTATGACTTAATTAATGATCTGTCAATGCATGATAAAATTTTATTAGTGGGTCCACTTTACGATAATGATAAGTTGGAGGCATATGTAGATGCTGATGTTTTTGTTACTCCCAAGTTTTCAGGTTTTCCGCTAACTTTTCTTGAAGCGTGTGCTTGCGGAACTCCCATTGTGACGACAGATGAAGGAGATAAACTTGATTGGATAACAGATGTTGGTTTCATTGTGAATGATGAGAATTTAGCCCAATGTATACTTCAAATTTTATCTGATGATGAATTAAGTCATACATTCGGTGAAAATGGCAAAAAACTGGTCAGAGAAAAATTTAACTGGCAAAGCGTATCTAATAATATTGAAGAGTTATATAAAAATGTCTAA
- a CDS encoding Coenzyme F420 hydrogenase/dehydrogenase, beta subunit C-terminal domain, giving the protein MITKLTEVIDSGLCCNCGTCEGICPNNAVELQIDHLKKEYVPVVDEIKCNNCNKCYNVCPGHSVNYNELNEFFFNKKPEDILMGNYLNCYVGYVNNENIRFNSSSGGLVTGILVYALDKGIIDGALVTRMSKENPLEPEPFIARTPEEIIEASKSKYCPVPVNKVIKEILHSKDDKLAVVGLPCHIHGIRNAEMMNKTLREKIVLHLGIFCSHTDTFWQTDSLLSKWGIGPKEVQEINYRGDGWPGNMTITLKNGKRKSIPYSEAISQHNLWVNALFRCLFCPDLTAEMSDMSFGDPWIPEIIEAENKGQSIVVSRTENSENILTEVVVEGYIQLDDLSAGLVKKSGHMMESKKKDVKTRFLIRRMFRKEIPYYEIELQKPSFKNYLRAIFVYFQVVLSSKRSLRFWMVKLSELEIKLFKTSGGNR; this is encoded by the coding sequence ATGATCACTAAGCTCACTGAAGTTATAGACAGCGGTTTGTGCTGTAACTGTGGTACATGTGAAGGAATATGTCCCAACAATGCCGTTGAACTTCAAATTGATCATCTAAAAAAGGAATACGTTCCAGTTGTTGATGAAATTAAATGCAATAATTGTAACAAATGTTACAATGTTTGCCCTGGTCATTCTGTAAACTATAACGAGTTAAATGAGTTTTTTTTCAATAAAAAACCAGAAGACATACTCATGGGAAATTACTTGAATTGTTATGTCGGTTATGTTAATAATGAAAATATTCGATTTAATTCTTCTAGTGGAGGTTTAGTTACTGGAATATTGGTATATGCTCTGGATAAAGGCATAATTGATGGAGCTTTAGTAACGCGAATGAGCAAAGAAAATCCCCTTGAACCAGAACCATTCATAGCAAGAACTCCTGAAGAAATTATTGAAGCATCTAAATCTAAATATTGTCCTGTTCCAGTAAACAAAGTTATAAAAGAGATTTTACATTCTAAAGATGATAAATTGGCTGTTGTGGGATTGCCCTGCCATATTCATGGTATTCGTAATGCAGAAATGATGAATAAAACTCTCAGAGAAAAGATTGTTTTACATTTGGGTATTTTCTGTTCACATACAGACACATTCTGGCAAACAGATTCATTACTAAGTAAATGGGGTATTGGACCCAAAGAAGTGCAAGAAATAAATTACAGGGGAGATGGATGGCCCGGAAACATGACAATCACATTAAAAAATGGAAAAAGAAAGAGTATCCCATATTCAGAAGCCATTTCTCAGCATAATCTTTGGGTCAATGCTCTTTTCAGATGTCTGTTTTGTCCAGATTTAACTGCGGAAATGTCGGACATGTCATTTGGAGATCCATGGATTCCTGAAATAATAGAAGCTGAAAATAAAGGTCAGTCGATCGTTGTCTCTAGAACTGAAAACTCCGAGAATATCCTTACTGAAGTAGTTGTGGAGGGTTATATTCAGTTGGATGATTTAAGTGCAGGACTGGTTAAAAAATCAGGGCACATGATGGAGTCAAAAAAGAAGGATGTGAAAACCCGATTTTTAATTAGGAGGATGTTCCGCAAAGAAATTCCTTATTATGAAATAGAATTACAAAAACCTAGCTTTAAAAATTATCTGAGAGCAATTTTTGTGTATTTCCAAGTGGTATTATCTTCTAAAAGATCATTACGGTTTTGGATGGTCAAACTCTCGGAACTTGAAATAAAACTATTCAAAACTTCTGGTGGTAATCGATGA
- a CDS encoding glycosyltransferase has product MNLLTLQITNQENSRMGGAYDRYMTLINGFLDEGWQVHHISPKGFSNIKRESLTHHGVQGINFPPRFLPFFIQTFFIMLNINRKINMDVVVAFSPLESLMGIIFKFFNSKTKLVTCFRSDSVANIGTVNMAVMKIFHVKFITLIEKIAVRKSDQVIFLSNKNRDDILKRLNYYNEDKIEVIYNGITPRLLRLSSDKNVVKYSNNVIGFVGAFYEGKGVSYLIRSFNIVKKHLPDATLILVGDGPDKEKFIKIVKELNLEDSVIFSGYKTNPFPYIKGFDLMVVPSLSEAFGIVIFEALFVGTPVFGSDKGGIPEVLKYKELLFDVESQELELKILDFFQNKQFHENVLNLCNKRKDVFMFDWSLKMIDSIKKRLE; this is encoded by the coding sequence ATGAATTTGTTAACTTTACAGATCACAAATCAAGAAAATAGTCGTATGGGTGGTGCATATGATAGATACATGACACTCATCAATGGTTTTTTAGATGAAGGCTGGCAAGTACACCACATATCCCCTAAAGGATTTTCTAATATTAAAAGGGAATCATTAACTCATCACGGAGTTCAGGGTATTAATTTTCCACCACGCTTTTTACCCTTTTTCATCCAAACCTTTTTTATAATGTTAAACATTAATAGAAAGATTAACATGGATGTTGTAGTGGCTTTTTCTCCATTAGAATCATTAATGGGCATTATATTTAAATTTTTCAACAGTAAAACTAAATTAGTCACTTGTTTTAGATCAGATTCAGTTGCCAATATTGGCACAGTTAATATGGCTGTTATGAAAATTTTTCACGTTAAATTTATTACTTTAATAGAAAAAATTGCTGTACGAAAATCAGATCAAGTTATATTTTTATCCAATAAGAATAGAGATGATATTTTAAAGAGATTGAACTATTATAATGAAGATAAAATTGAAGTAATTTACAATGGGATCACACCACGACTGCTTCGTTTAAGTTCTGATAAGAATGTTGTCAAATATTCAAATAATGTGATTGGATTTGTTGGGGCTTTTTATGAGGGTAAAGGAGTATCATATTTAATCCGATCTTTTAATATTGTCAAAAAACATTTACCTGATGCAACTTTGATTTTGGTTGGTGATGGTCCCGATAAAGAAAAATTCATAAAAATTGTTAAAGAATTAAATTTAGAGGATAGTGTAATATTTTCAGGTTATAAAACAAATCCATTTCCTTACATAAAGGGTTTTGATTTAATGGTGGTACCATCTTTGTCAGAAGCTTTCGGAATTGTGATTTTTGAGGCTCTTTTTGTTGGAACTCCTGTTTTTGGTTCTGATAAGGGAGGCATACCTGAAGTTCTTAAATATAAAGAATTACTATTTGACGTTGAAAGTCAAGAGTTGGAACTAAAAATTCTGGATTTTTTCCAAAATAAACAATTCCATGAAAATGTATTAAATCTATGTAATAAACGTAAAGATGTTTTCATGTTTGATTGGTCGTTAAAAATGATAGATTCTATTAAAAAAAGGTTGGAATGA